Below is a window of Demequina muriae DNA.
CTGCTGCACCCTTAGCGCGGGCGACATGCCCGAGACCCCGCCGCGACACACGCCCGTGACATCGACACGGCACAATGTGGACATGCAGAACCTGCGCATGCGTGTGATGAGAGAGTCCGACCTGCCCGCCGTTCTCGCGCTCAACACCGCGGCCGTCCCAGCGGTCACGCTGCTGTCGGACGAGGAGCTGCGAGAGCTCATCGACTGGTGCGACGTGTCGCTCGTGGCGCTCAACCGCACCGGCGAGGTGATCGCGTTCCTGCTGAGCCTCGGACACGGCACCCCCTACGCCTCGGAGAACTACCGCTGGTTCGAGGACCGCGGGGTGCGCCACCAGTACATCGACCGGATCGTCGTCGCCGCGACCGCGCGGGGCACCGGCGTGGGTCACGCGCTGTACGAGTCGGTGTTCGAGCGTGCGCGCGAGCGCGGCGCCACCGAAGTCACCGCCGAGGTCAATCTGGACCCGCCCAACCCGCGCTCGATGGACTTCCACGAACGCATGGGCTTCCGCCAGCTCGGCGAGCAGACCACCAAGGGCGGGGCGATACGCGTCGCGCTGCTGTCTCGACCCGTCGACTGACGACCGTTGACTGGCTGGGGTCCGGGCGGCCGATGCGCGTGCCCGTACCATCGGGAGCATGCGCATCCTCATCGTCGGCGGCACGGGACTGATCTCATCGGAGCTCGCGGCCCTCGCGGCCGACCGTGGCGACTCCCTCACCCTCATCAACCGCGGCAACTCCCCTGTCGCTCCCCCGCCTGAGGGCGCCGAGGTCATCCACGCCGATGCGACCGACGCGGCCGCGATGCGTGCGGCGCTGCGCGGGCGGCAGCTGCGCGGCGAGCGTTTCGATGCCGTGGTGCAGTGCGTGGCCTTCACCCCGGAGCACGTCGCGGAGGACGCCGAGACCTTCGCGCGCCTGACGGACCAGTACGTCCTCATCGCCACCGGCGCGTCCTACCGGACGGCCGAGCGCTTCCAGTTCCTGACCGAGGAGACCGGTCAGGAGAACCTCCACTGGGAGTACGCGCGCCTCAAGCTCAAGGCCGAGCAGGTCCTGCGCGCCTCCGAGGGGCTGCCGTGGACGATCGTGCGCCCCGCGCACACCTACGGCCCGTCGAAGATCCCGGCGTACACCGGCAACTCCCGCCACCCGTGGACGATCGTCGATCGCATGCGTCGCGGAGCCGACATCCTGATCCCCGGCGACGGGACGGCCCTGTGGACCATCACGCACGCTCGCGACGTCGCCGCCGGCATCCTGGGGCTGCTGGGGAACGCCGATGCGATCGGCACCGCCGTGCACATCACGTCCGACGAGGCGCTCACCTGGACCGGCCTCTACCGCGAGATCGCCCGCGCCGCCGGTCTCAGCGACGAGCAGTTCGAGTCCCAGAAGGTCTGCGTGCCGTCCGATGCGCTGGTGGCGGCGGCTCCCTCGCAGGCCGGTTCGATCTACGGCGACAAGATGCACTCCGCGGTCTACGACACGTCCCGCATCGCGGCCCTGGTGCCCGGCTGGAGCGCTCGCATCCCCTTCGACGAGGGCGTCGCCGAGGCCATCTCGTGGTTCGAGGCACACCCGGACCGGCAGACCGTCGACGAGAACGCGAACGCGATGTTCGACAGGCTCGGCGCGATCTACCGGCGCGCCTTGGCGGACGCTGGCGCCTAGCCGCGTTCGCGCATCGGCCGCGCCGCCCGCATCGTCCGCCCTTGCGACGCGCGCCGGTGCCTTGGTCCCGGCGCGCGATGCGAGCGGGGTCGTACCCTGGACAGGTGAGACTTCCCCGCTTCCACCGCGCCCGTCCCGGGAACGCCGTGGTCGTGTCCGACGACGATGTGCTCGAGGCGGCGGTCCGGGTGTTCGTCGCGTCGCCGGAGGCGTCGCTCGCGGATGTCGGTCGCCACGCGAGGGTCGAGCTGCGTGAGATGCGGGCCAGGTTCGGCACGCGCGAGGCAGTGATCGATCGCGTGATCATGCGCGGCGCCCGCCGGATCGCGCGCGGCGCCGTCCTCGAGGACGGCACTCCTGCGGAGCAGATCGCCCTGCTGGTCGCGCGACTGTGGGACGACCAGGAGCCGGTCGCCCCCTTCATCACCTTGGGCGTGCGCGCCCACCTGCGGGTCCCCGTCGAAGAGACCCTCGCGCCGGCTCGCGCACTGTTCGCCGATGCGGTGGCCAGGGGCGCTCACGACGGCACGCTGCGGGCCGACGTCTCCCCGCGCGCCGTGGCATGGCTGATCGAGCAGTCGGTGCTCGACTGCCTCGAGGCGCTCGCCCGCGGTCTCATGGAGGACGAGGACGGCCGCACCTTCGTGATGCGCCAGGCGCTCGCGACGGCCGGACTGGGATGGACCGATGCGGCAGCGGTGACTGACGCGGTGACGAGGCGGATCTCGTGACCACCATGCACGATCTCAGGAGCGTGGCCGGGACGGTCACGCGGACAGGAGCCACCAGATGCACGCAATCGTGAGCGATGAGGGACTCCCCCTCGACGACCCTCGGGCGCTGCACGATGCGGACGTGCCCGAGCCGGAGCCCGGCCCGCTCGACGTGCTGGTGCGTGTCGAGGCGGTGTCGGTCAACCCCGTCGACGTCAAGAAGCGACGCTCACACAAGGCAGGGCGCGGTCCGCTCATCGCGGGCTACGACGGCGCCGGCGTGGTGATCGGCACGGGAAGCGACGTCCATGGGCTCAAGGAGGGCGACGAGGTCTGGTGGTCGGGCGACGCGACCCGGCCGGGGTCCAACGCCGAGCGGCAGGCCGTCGATCACCGCATCGTCGCCCGCAAGCCCGAGTCGGCGACGTTCGCGGACGCCGCGTCGCTGCCGCTCACCGCACTCACCGCGTGGGAGTCGCTGTTCGACCACCTGCGCCTGAACCGTGAGGACCACGGCACCATGGTGATCGTCGGCGGCGCTGGCGGAGTGGGCTCGATCCTGACCCAGCTCGCCAAGCGGCTCACCGCGCTCCGCGTGATCGCGACCGCGTCCCGCCACGAGTCCGAGGCGTGGGCGCTGCGCATGGGCGCCGATGCGGTGGCGGACCATCGCTCCCTCGTGTCCGCAGTGACGGACCTCGCTCCCGATGGCGTCGACTACATCTTCTCGTCGTACACCCGCGGAAACGTCGAGGCCTTCGCGAAGGTGCTCAAGCCGTTCGGGCACGTGGTGTCGATCGACGGTACCGACGAGTCGCTCCTGCCGCTCTTCGCCAAGTCCGCGAGCATGCACTGGGAGTACATGTTCACGCGGTCGCGCTACGGCACGTGGGACATCGCGGAGCAGTCCCGGATCCTGAGCGCGGTGGCCGACCTGGTGGATCGTGGTGAGGTGATGCCGACCGCCACGCACTACATCGACGACTTCAATGCAGACGGGATGCGTGAGGCGCACCGCCTGGTCGAGTCTCAGGCGATGATCGGCAAGGTCGTGGTCCACCGCTGACCTCGCCGGGGTACCGCGCGGGTGGCATCTGGGCCATACTCAGGCACCATGCGGCTCAGACACGTCCTGACGATGCTCGCGTCCACATCTGCGCTCGCGCTCGCGCTGACGGCGTGCGCCGGAGACGCGGCACCCGATCCGGCGCCCGTCGACGCGACACCGAGCGGCGGCGTGGACGGCACAGGCACGCCGGTGCCGACCGAGAGTGGGCAGGGCTCGTCCGATGCACCGGCACCGCCAGGTGCGGATCCCTACTGCGATGCGGCCGACGAGGGCTACCTTGCCCTGACCGACCTGCTCGACGCGACCGACCTGAAGAGCGCCCAGACGGGTGTCGAGGACAACGGCGGCGACGTGGATCTCATGAACGACGCCGCAGACGACATGCTCGCGGCGATGGATCGGGTGGTGGCCGCATGGACCGCCGCTCAGGAGCGCGTGGGCGACTCGCCATGGGACGACACGAGCTCCGCGGTACCGAACGACGAGGCCGCAGAATCGTTCACGGCGTACTTCGAGTACCTCGACGCGTTCGCGCGCCCCGAGGCCCAGGCCGCCGCGGGCGCGGCGACGATGGAGGAGTACACGAACGCCACGATCACGCTTCTCAGCGCACCGGGGGTGGCGCAGACGGCCGCGGAGGGTGCGGGCGCGATCGGCACGATCCTGGAGTACACGCTCGAGCGCTGCGGCGATCTGCCCTCGACCTGACCCGGCTCTCGACCGGACGCGTCTCTCGACCTGACCGACGCGCACCTGCTCACGCAGGGCTGACGGTCAGGCGCCCATCTGCGTCTTCACCGTCGCCAGCAGCTCCTCCCACGAGGCCACGAACTTCTCGATGCCCTCGTCCTCCAGCTGCGCCGTCACGTCGTCGATATCGACGCCCGCATCGGCCAGACGAGCGAAGTCGGCCCGTGCCTGCTCGTAGGAACCGCGCACCGTGTCCCAGTCCCCGTCCTTTGCCACGCCGTGGTCGGCGAACGCGTCGATGGTCGCCTGGGGCATGGTGTTGACGGTGCCAGCCGTCACGAGCTCGTCGACGTACAAGGTGTCGGCGTAGGCGTCGTCCTTCACGGACGTGGATGCCCACAGCGGGCGCTGGGGGTGCGCGCCGGCCTCCGCGAGCGCGGCCCAGCGGTCCGAGGCCAGCACCTGCTCGTGGTGTTCGAACGCCAACCGCGCGTTCGCGAGGGCGGCGGTGCCGCGGGCCGGCGAGTCGGGACCGATCGCATCCAGCCGTCCGTCGACCTCGGCGTCGACGCGGCTGATGAAGAACGAGGCCACAGAGCCGATCCGCGACAGGTCATGGCCGTTGTCCCGGGCCTGCTCGAGCCCGGCGAGGAAGGCGTCGACCACCTCGCGGTAGCGCTCGAGCGAGAAGATGAGGGTCACGTTGACCGAGATTCCGAGCGCGATCGCCTGCGTGATGGCGGGAAGGCCCTCGACCGTGCCCGGAATCTTGATCATCACATTGGGCCGGTCCACGAGCCACCACAGCTGCTTCGCCTCGGCGATCGTCGCGTCGGTGTCGCGCGCGAACCGCGGGTCCACCTCGATCGACACGCGTCCGTCGACGCCGTCCGTGGCCTCGTACACCGGCCGCAGCACGTCGCACGCCTCGCGCACGTCGGCGGTGGTGATCATTCGCACCGCCTCGTCGACCTCCACGCCACGAGCCGCGAGGTCGGCGATCTGGGAGTCGTACTGGTCGGAGCCCGCGACCGCAGCCGCAAAGATCGACGGGTTGGTGGTGACGCCGACGATCGAACTGTCCTCGATGTCGCGTTCCAGGGTGCCGGAGCGGAGTCGCTCGCGGCTCAGGTCGTCGAGCCAGATCGACACTCCCGCCTGAGACAGGGCGGCCAGGGAAGAGGGGTGGGCGGTCTCGGACATGGCACAGGCTCCTTCGCGTCGGGGTGAGGTCTGCCGTCGTCAACGTGTTGCCCGGGGCCGCGCATTCCGTAGAGGGCGTGGGGCGCACGCGCGGCGAGGCGCACGTAGGGTGGTGAGTGGAATCGTCCCTGCTCCTGAAAGGAGCCCCCATGCCCGGCGCCGCCCCCGAGACCCGGTCCGATTCGCTCGTCTTCTTCGGCGCGAGCGGAGACCTCGCACGCAAGTCGATCTTCCCGTCGCTGTACCGGATGGTGAAGTCAGGAGACCTCGACGTGCCGGTGGTGGGAGTCGCGTTCTCGCAGTGGGACGTCGACGACCTCAAGGAGCGCGCGCGCGAGTCGGTCGCCGCGTCCGAGGGCGGCATCGACGACGAGGAGGCGATGGACCGCCTGCTCGGCCTGCTCCGCTACGTCGACGGCGACTACAACGACCCGTCCACCTTCGCCGTCCTGCGCGACGAGCTCGCGGAGTGCGCGGCCCCCACGCACTACCTGGCGATCCCTCCCGTGCTGTTCGGCACGGTGGTCGAGGGCCTGCGGGCGGTGGGACTGCACGAGAACGGGCGGGTCGTGGTCGAGAAGCCCTTCGGCCGCGACCTGGCCAGTGCGCAGGAGCTCGACGCGGTGATCACCCAGGCGTTCGATCAGCCGGCGATCTTCCGCATCGACCACTTCCTCGGCAAGGAGGAGATCATGAACCTCCTCTACTTCCGGTTCGCCAACGCCATGTTCGAGCCGCTGTGGAACCGCACATACATCGAGTCGATCCAGGTGACGCTCGCCGAGGACTTCGGGGTCAGCGGCCGCGGCGGGTTCTACGAGTCGGCCGGCGCCCTGCGGGACGTCATTCAGAACCACCTGTTCCAGGTGGTCGCGCTGCTCACCATGGACGCCCCCGCTTATCAGGGCTACGGCGCCGTGCAGTCCGCCAAGGTGAATGTCTTCAAGGCCATGCGCCCCCTCACCCGGCACGACTACGTCAGAGGCCAGTTCCGCGGCTATCGCGACGAGCCCGACGTCGCCGCGAACTCCGACGTCGAGACCTACGCCGCCGTCAAGATCCACATCGACTCGTGGCGGTGGGCGGGCGTGCCCATCTACATTCGCACCGGCAAGTCTCTGGCCGTCTCCGCCGGCGAGGTGGTGGTCAACTTCAAGCGTCCCCCGCAGGCCCTGTTCCAGGACGCCCTCGACCCCGATCAGCATCCGAACCGCCTGAGGTTCCGGCTGTCGCCCGTCAGCGAGATCGGCCTGGGCGTACGCGTCAAGCGTCCCGGCGAGGAGTTCGTGGGCCACGAGCAGGAGCTGCGGCTGCCCACCGAGAGCCCCCTCGAGGTCGAGCCCTACGAGCGGCTCCTCGCCGACGCGCTGCGGGGCGACAGCGCCCTGTTCACCCACGAGGACTCCGTCGAGGCCGCGTGGCGGGTGGTCGATGCGATCCTCACCGACCACACTCCGGCGATCCCGTACGAGCCAGGCAGCTGGGGCCCCGAGGAGGCCGCTGGCCGACTCATCGGCCAGGACGGCCCGTGGCTCAACCCACGCGTCGACCCCCATCCCGCCTGACCACCGCGCGCACCGCCTTCGCAGGACCCGGACACGACGAGGAGACGATATGACCACCACGACCCCGATGCAGATCGGCATGGTAGGACTCGGACGCATGGGCGCGGGACTCAGTCGCCGCCTGATGGCGGACGGCCACACCGTCGCCGCCCACGACGTGACCCCCGCGGCGATCGACGCGCTCGCCGCCGACGGTGCGGTGCCGGTCCACGACATCGCGGACTTCGTGACCGCGCTCGAGGCACCGCGCGCGGTGTGGGTGATGGTGCCGGCCGGCGAGATCACTCACGGCGTGATCGCAGCGCTCGCGGCGGCGCTGGAGCCCGGCGACACCGTCATCGACGGCGGCAACAGCTACTACCGCGACGACATCGGACACGCGGCGACGCTCGCCGAGTCCGGCATCCACCTCGTCGACTGCGGCACGTCCGGCGGAGTGTGGGGGCTCGACCGCGGCTTCTGCCTGATGATCGGTGGAGACAAGGAGCCGGTCGATCGCCTGCGCCCCATCTGGGACACCATCGCTCCCGGCGTCGACGCGGCGCCACGGTCGCCCGGACGGGACGGCGAACCGTCCAGCGAAGAGCGCGGGTGGCTGCACTGCGGCCCCAGCGGCGCCGGGCACTTCGTCAAGATGGTCCACAACGGCATCGAGTACGGGATGATGGCCGCGTATGCCGAGGGCTTCAACCTGCTGCGCAATGCAGACGTCGGCACGCCCGAGCGTCAGGCGGAGGGCCAGTCCGCGCCCCTCGCGAATCCGGAGTTCTACCAGTACGACATCGACACCGCCGCCGTCGCGGAGGTGTGGCGTCGCGGCTCCGTGGTCGGATCGTGGCTGCTGGATCTCACGGCCGAGGCGCTCCACCAGGACCCCGACCTCGACGAGTTCACGGGCCATGTGTCGGACTCCGGTGAAGGCCGGTGGACCTCGATCGCGGCGATCGACGAGGGCGTGCCCACGCCCGTCCTCACCACCGCGCTGTACTCGAGGTTCGCGTCGCGCGACCAGGATCTCTACGCCGAGAAGGTGCTGTCCGCGATGCGCAAGGGCTTCGGCGGCCACGTCGAGCGCCCCACGGGCGAGTAGCCGCGGCGGGCGGACTCCGCCCCACTCCCGCCACCGCGCCGATGCGCGGGCGCCTCAGGCGCCGATGCGGGCCCTCAGCACGTCGAGCAGCGCGGCTTCGTCGTCGACGCCGAGATAGACCTCACCGCCGCCGCGCACCGTCAGGACGACGGCAGAGTCACCGCGCGTGGTGTACGCGACCGCGTTCGGGAGCCGGTGGCTCCATCTCCATCCCCACCCGCCGAAGTCCTTGATCGGCCGGTATGCGCGCTGCTCCACCGCGGTGATGTCATCCAGAGCGATCTCCTTCCTCACCAGGCCCGCGAGAGAGACGCGCACGTGGGTGTGATCCACGGTGACGGTGAGCGACGCCCAGAACAGCGAAGTCATCGCGGCGACGACCACCGCGCCGGTCGCCCACGCCGTCGCCGACTCCCCCTGCTCGCCCCACATCCCACCCGCCGCGAACGCGACCGCGCAGAGCAGCACGGCGCCCCCGAGCATCCAGCGGGCGGCGGGGTTCTGGTGAAGATACTCGCGCGAGCGGAAGGCGACCATGGCGACCACCCTGCCACGCGCATCGGCCGGCGCCACTCCTCCCCGGGAAGGAATCCTTCGCGTGGCGAGGCGGTTGTCCCCCACGACAGGGGCGTGCCGCCACCTCGGCGCGCCCGCACCGCACCCGCAACCACCGGAGGCACCCATGTCTTTCGACCAGCTCACGTTCGACAACCCGGCCGAGCGCTACTCGCACCTCAAGGGGAAGAAGCAGAAGCAGCCGCTGCCCGGCCTCGACCGTGACCTCGACCCGCAAGCGGACCATGGCGAGGAGAGTTACCGCGGCACCGGACGCCTCCAGGGCCGGAAGGCGCTCATCACCGGCGGCGACTCCGGGATCGGGGCGGCCGTCGCCATCGCCTACGCCCGCGAAGGCGCCGACGTGGTGATCAACTATCTCGAGTCGGAGCGCACGGACGCCGAGCGCATCGGCGGGCTGATCGAGCACGAGGGCGGCAAGGCCGTGCTGATCGCGGGCGACATCCGGCACCGCGACTTCTGTCGCGAGCTCGTCGCCAAGGCGGTGGACGCGCTCGGCGGCCTCGACATCCTCGTCAATAATGCGGGGCACCAGGTGTTCCACGAAGACTTCACCGACATCAGCGAGGACGACCTGGACCGGACCATGAAGACCAACGTCTACGCGATGTTCTGGATCACGCAGGACGCGCTCCAGCACATGGGTCCGGGGTCGACCATCATCAACACCAGCTCGGTGCAGTCCTACAAGCCGTCGCCGGTGATCATCGACTACGCGACGACGAAGGCGGCGATCGTGGGCTTCACCAAGGGCCTCGCGATGCAGCTCGCGGAGCAGGGCATCCGGGTCAACACCGTGGCGCCCGGACCCGTGTGGACCCCGCTGCAGGTGACGGAGGGGCAGCCCCAGGAGAAGCTGGAGAGCTTCGGCGAGGTCACCGCGCTGGGGCGCATGGGCCAGCCGGTCGAGATGGCTCCGGCATACGTCTTCCTGGCGTCGCCCGAGTCCAGCTACGTCGTCGGCGAGACCATCAACGTGAACGGCGGCATGCCCGTCCCGTGACATCGAGCACGGCCCCGTGACGTCGAACACGGCCCGGTGACGTCAAGCACGGCCCAGTGACATCGAGCACGGCGCTGTGACGTCGAGCACGGCGCCCAGCCGCGCCGCCCCTCACGGGGCGACGCGGCTGGACAGGGTCAGCACGCTGCGCGCAGCGCGCATGCGGCGCACCGCGCGGACGTACGCACGGCGCACCAGACGGGAACGGCGCGCCCGACGGCGACGCGCGTACTGCGCGTCGGCGACGAGTTCGCGGTGGTCCGCGCGATGCAGGGCCATCAGCGAGACGGGATCCTGGAGATACATGATTCACCTCCCCTCGCGCTCGATGAGCGAGGGTGTTCCGGCCCGCAGGCGCGTGTCGATGAACGACGGCGGGCATGCGGGTGGACGTCAGGGGACGCCCGGTGGCGCTGCGCTCGGGCGCGGCGGGACGGGCGTGATCACGCGGTGAGGCGTGGAGGAATCACATCCGTGAGGATGGATCGGGGGCAGTCAGCGCGGGCGGCTCGGCGCCGCAGCAGCGGACTCAGCCGAGGTCAGCCTGCAGGCGCGAGCGACCTCGCGAGCTGCCGGCCGCCGCGGTCATGATCTGACCGCGGGCGTGGAAGGACAGCACACGAGCGCGCGCGACAGTGCGCGGCGTGATGGCGATATTCATCATCATGGCGTTCTCCTTCCTGGGGTGAATCGGCCCCGGAGCCAGCGGCTCCGCGGTGCAACCCGGACGACGTTACCCCTCGAAGCGATCGAGGGGAAGGACATTTTGCCGATTCGTGACATTGGCGCGCAACGACGGCGCCACCAGCGCAACGGCGACGGCCACCGCGACGCCTCCCCACGCCAGCGCGGCGAAGCTCGAGCCCGCGACAATGACACCAGACGCTCCCCCGCCGGCAGCACTCGAGGCCGCGATGAAGAAGTCCGCCCTGCCCTGGAGCCGGGCACGGTTCGCCAGCGGAGGCGCCGTGGACAGCACCTGCGTGCCCGCCACGATCCCCAGGCTCCACCCCAGTCCCAGCAGCGTGAGGCCGATCGCGATGGGCACCAGCGACTCTCCAGGGGCGAGCGCCAGGGTGGCGGCGGCAGCGGCCAGGGTCACGCTCGCGGCAACGACGGTCGGCACCACTCCCCACCGGTCGACCACGAACCCCGACAGCGGCGCCGGCAGGTACATCGCCGCGACGTGGAGAGAGATCACGGTGGCGGCCGCCGAGAGCGTGTGGCCGTGCGCCGTCATGTGGACCGGCGTCATCGTCATGACGCCCACCATCACTGCCTGCGTGCCCACCATGGCAGCGATCGCGCCCACCACGCGCGGCCGCCACCGGGGTTCGCCCAGGTCGCCGTCCTCGTCTGCATCGACGGGCGGCGCATCGGCCGGCCGTGCGCCGAGGCGGAGCGCGAGCAGCAGCGGGTCAGGGCGGAGCCACAGCGCGAGGACGGCCGCGCCCACGCCGTAGGCGAGCGCCGCGACCGCGAAGGGGCCCGTCAGTGCGCTCAGTCCCCAGGGCTCGACGAGCGAGCCCGAGGCCTCCGCGAGTTGCGGCCCCAGGACGGCGCCCACGGTCGTCGCGACCAGGACCACGGCCGATGCGCGGGCGCGCCGGGAGGGCGGAGCGAGGTCGGCGCCTGCGTAGCGCGCCTGAAGGTTGGCGGCGGATCCCGCTCCATAGACGAGGAGGGACGCGAACAGCACGGGCACCGAGTCGATGGCGGCGGCCATCACCACGCCGACCGCGCCGAGGGCGCCCGCCGCATAGCCCCACGCGAGCCCCACACGGCGTCCGCGCCGCTGAGACATCGCGCCGATCGCCACGGCGGACCCGCCCGCGCCGAGGGCAAAGAGCAGCGCCGGCACCCCCGCGGCGGACGTCGACTCGAGCATCTCGGCCGCCAGCAGCGCTCCCACGGTGACGCCTGCCGCCAGTCCAGCGCCGGACAGCACCTGAGCGATGATCAGCGTGCGCAGCACGGCGCGCTGGGCGATCTCGCGCTCGGTGGGGCCTCCCGTGGGCGCCGCCTCTGACGGGGCCGTCACGAGGCCGACACCCGGTCGAGCGCGCGCCACTCCAGGACGCCCACGTCGGTGACGCGGGCCGTGCGCCCGTGCGCGCGCAGGATCTCGACGGCATCGTGCGAGAGCGAGCAGAACCTGCCGCGGCAGTACACGACGTACGGCACGTCCTCGGGCAGCTCGCGCACCCGCGTCTCGAGCTCATCGAGGGGAACGTTGACCGCACCGTCGTAGTGATCGTGAGCGAACTCCTGCGGTGGACGCACGTCGAGCACCACTTCGCGGCCGGTCTCGGCCGGGGACTGCGCGCCCGGCTCGGTCAACGGTGCGACCACGTCGTAGAGCCGCAGCAGCAGCGCGGTCACATGATCGCCGGCGAGAGCGTAGACGACGGTCGTGCCGTCGCGCCTGGTCTCGACCAGACCGGCGTCCTTGAGGATCTGGAGGTGGGCCGATGCGGTGGTCAGCTTGACGCCCGCGAGGTCGGCGAGCTCGCCCACGCTCCGATCGGCCTGGGCCAGTCGATCGAGCATCGTGACCCGGG
It encodes the following:
- a CDS encoding GNAT family N-acetyltransferase, which encodes MQNLRMRVMRESDLPAVLALNTAAVPAVTLLSDEELRELIDWCDVSLVALNRTGEVIAFLLSLGHGTPYASENYRWFEDRGVRHQYIDRIVVAATARGTGVGHALYESVFERARERGATEVTAEVNLDPPNPRSMDFHERMGFRQLGEQTTKGGAIRVALLSRPVD
- a CDS encoding NAD-dependent epimerase/dehydratase family protein, which translates into the protein MRILIVGGTGLISSELAALAADRGDSLTLINRGNSPVAPPPEGAEVIHADATDAAAMRAALRGRQLRGERFDAVVQCVAFTPEHVAEDAETFARLTDQYVLIATGASYRTAERFQFLTEETGQENLHWEYARLKLKAEQVLRASEGLPWTIVRPAHTYGPSKIPAYTGNSRHPWTIVDRMRRGADILIPGDGTALWTITHARDVAAGILGLLGNADAIGTAVHITSDEALTWTGLYREIARAAGLSDEQFESQKVCVPSDALVAAAPSQAGSIYGDKMHSAVYDTSRIAALVPGWSARIPFDEGVAEAISWFEAHPDRQTVDENANAMFDRLGAIYRRALADAGA
- a CDS encoding zinc-binding alcohol dehydrogenase family protein; protein product: MHAIVSDEGLPLDDPRALHDADVPEPEPGPLDVLVRVEAVSVNPVDVKKRRSHKAGRGPLIAGYDGAGVVIGTGSDVHGLKEGDEVWWSGDATRPGSNAERQAVDHRIVARKPESATFADAASLPLTALTAWESLFDHLRLNREDHGTMVIVGGAGGVGSILTQLAKRLTALRVIATASRHESEAWALRMGADAVADHRSLVSAVTDLAPDGVDYIFSSYTRGNVEAFAKVLKPFGHVVSIDGTDESLLPLFAKSASMHWEYMFTRSRYGTWDIAEQSRILSAVADLVDRGEVMPTATHYIDDFNADGMREAHRLVESQAMIGKVVVHR
- the tal gene encoding transaldolase → MSETAHPSSLAALSQAGVSIWLDDLSRERLRSGTLERDIEDSSIVGVTTNPSIFAAAVAGSDQYDSQIADLAARGVEVDEAVRMITTADVREACDVLRPVYEATDGVDGRVSIEVDPRFARDTDATIAEAKQLWWLVDRPNVMIKIPGTVEGLPAITQAIALGISVNVTLIFSLERYREVVDAFLAGLEQARDNGHDLSRIGSVASFFISRVDAEVDGRLDAIGPDSPARGTAALANARLAFEHHEQVLASDRWAALAEAGAHPQRPLWASTSVKDDAYADTLYVDELVTAGTVNTMPQATIDAFADHGVAKDGDWDTVRGSYEQARADFARLADAGVDIDDVTAQLEDEGIEKFVASWEELLATVKTQMGA
- the zwf gene encoding glucose-6-phosphate dehydrogenase, giving the protein MPGAAPETRSDSLVFFGASGDLARKSIFPSLYRMVKSGDLDVPVVGVAFSQWDVDDLKERARESVAASEGGIDDEEAMDRLLGLLRYVDGDYNDPSTFAVLRDELAECAAPTHYLAIPPVLFGTVVEGLRAVGLHENGRVVVEKPFGRDLASAQELDAVITQAFDQPAIFRIDHFLGKEEIMNLLYFRFANAMFEPLWNRTYIESIQVTLAEDFGVSGRGGFYESAGALRDVIQNHLFQVVALLTMDAPAYQGYGAVQSAKVNVFKAMRPLTRHDYVRGQFRGYRDEPDVAANSDVETYAAVKIHIDSWRWAGVPIYIRTGKSLAVSAGEVVVNFKRPPQALFQDALDPDQHPNRLRFRLSPVSEIGLGVRVKRPGEEFVGHEQELRLPTESPLEVEPYERLLADALRGDSALFTHEDSVEAAWRVVDAILTDHTPAIPYEPGSWGPEEAAGRLIGQDGPWLNPRVDPHPA
- the gnd gene encoding phosphogluconate dehydrogenase (NAD(+)-dependent, decarboxylating), coding for MTTTTPMQIGMVGLGRMGAGLSRRLMADGHTVAAHDVTPAAIDALAADGAVPVHDIADFVTALEAPRAVWVMVPAGEITHGVIAALAAALEPGDTVIDGGNSYYRDDIGHAATLAESGIHLVDCGTSGGVWGLDRGFCLMIGGDKEPVDRLRPIWDTIAPGVDAAPRSPGRDGEPSSEERGWLHCGPSGAGHFVKMVHNGIEYGMMAAYAEGFNLLRNADVGTPERQAEGQSAPLANPEFYQYDIDTAAVAEVWRRGSVVGSWLLDLTAEALHQDPDLDEFTGHVSDSGEGRWTSIAAIDEGVPTPVLTTALYSRFASRDQDLYAEKVLSAMRKGFGGHVERPTGE
- a CDS encoding glucose 1-dehydrogenase, translated to MSFDQLTFDNPAERYSHLKGKKQKQPLPGLDRDLDPQADHGEESYRGTGRLQGRKALITGGDSGIGAAVAIAYAREGADVVINYLESERTDAERIGGLIEHEGGKAVLIAGDIRHRDFCRELVAKAVDALGGLDILVNNAGHQVFHEDFTDISEDDLDRTMKTNVYAMFWITQDALQHMGPGSTIINTSSVQSYKPSPVIIDYATTKAAIVGFTKGLAMQLAEQGIRVNTVAPGPVWTPLQVTEGQPQEKLESFGEVTALGRMGQPVEMAPAYVFLASPESSYVVGETINVNGGMPVP
- a CDS encoding MFS transporter; its protein translation is MTAPSEAAPTGGPTEREIAQRAVLRTLIIAQVLSGAGLAAGVTVGALLAAEMLESTSAAGVPALLFALGAGGSAVAIGAMSQRRGRRVGLAWGYAAGALGAVGVVMAAAIDSVPVLFASLLVYGAGSAANLQARYAGADLAPPSRRARASAVVLVATTVGAVLGPQLAEASGSLVEPWGLSALTGPFAVAALAYGVGAAVLALWLRPDPLLLALRLGARPADAPPVDADEDGDLGEPRWRPRVVGAIAAMVGTQAVMVGVMTMTPVHMTAHGHTLSAAATVISLHVAAMYLPAPLSGFVVDRWGVVPTVVAASVTLAAAAATLALAPGESLVPIAIGLTLLGLGWSLGIVAGTQVLSTAPPLANRARLQGRADFFIAASSAAGGGASGVIVAGSSFAALAWGGVAVAVAVALVAPSLRANVTNRQNVLPLDRFEG
- a CDS encoding ArsR/SmtB family transcription factor, coding for MNSWNREERVRAATADSLDAVARVGKCLAHGTRVTMLDRLAQADRSVGELADLAGVKLTTASAHLQILKDAGLVETRRDGTTVVYALAGDHVTALLLRLYDVVAPLTEPGAQSPAETGREVVLDVRPPQEFAHDHYDGAVNVPLDELETRVRELPEDVPYVVYCRGRFCSLSHDAVEILRAHGRTARVTDVGVLEWRALDRVSAS